DNA sequence from the Penicillium psychrofluorescens genome assembly, chromosome: 3 genome:
ACGCAGAGTATCCTGTTTTGATCACTTGAATCGTCTACCCGCTTGATCGATGCTGAGTCACGCTTGTTTCATTGGGTGACCGCCTATTTCACAGATTTGTCCGTGTGTCTCTCTGAATTTCCCTCCCCGCGCAAGATACCCCTTTTCAGCTGGCTTTTGTCGTTTCCGCCCACTATGAGAGGAGACTCGCCCGcctcgcggcggcggcggttTTATCTACTCATACTTTCTTCCCTCCTACATATTCTGCACTGTACATATATTTCTTGTATACTATTACACCCTAAGATGATGAGGGGCCCTCTACTTATTAGAAGAGTCAAATAATATTGCATCCCCCCACATCAAGGAAGCCATCAGTCTTGGGCAGATTTTGATTAGTACGCCTTCATGGTCACCAGTGCAGTCGGTGTGCAGTCGAGTCATTGCCAAATCTGCTAATTGGAAGGCTCGAGTGAAAGCGTTGATCATAATCTCGAATGAGAGTTCGGATAAGGCCTGATCTAATTTTAACCGTAACTGTTCGGTGGAAGCTCGACAATTGGTGAACTTTGTAAACTGCGCGAATGggttcctttttttttagaaATTAACAAGATTCAGCTTCCGCAATTTAGCGCGAGGCTGTTCACCCTGCGGGGGGCCTTGACGAGTTTAGCCAAGCCAAAACCACGATGCGGCGAATGAGCGCATCGCTAGACTCGAATAAGGCCGGCCACTAACCGAGCTCTTCCCCATCATTGCCTCTAAGCCTTCAAACTACTTCAGCACTAGTCCATACTAGGCAAGGTCGTCACTAGGATAGCTGCACGAACCTGAGCACGCTAACTACAATGGTCATCTATGCGAATTGCCTCGCCCCCACCTATGGGGGCGAAGTCTATAGAGTATACTTCGCTTCGGTATAGCCTCAGCCTCACCCTGAATCGCAACGGATAGTAAGTAGTATGGCTGTGACAGGCGCCCTACGGCCTCGTGAAATGTACATATAAACCAACAAGTCGCACGATATCTTTGCTTTTCGTTTAATTCTCTTCGAACATCTTCGCAGTCTCATTCAAAACCCATATGAAATCATGATCCCGAGACTTTCTCTATTTCTTGCCCTGGCGGGAGGGTTATCTGCACTCGCACttcccagcagcaacagcacTCAACAGAATGCTTGCATGCACGTCTCCAAGCTCGCCGCACAGGCCAGGAGAGCGAACGGTATGGAATGACACGGAGTAGCAATCTTGATGTACACAACTGACAAGCCCCATCCAGCAACGGATGTTCTCACACTTCCCGGGGAGTTGGCATACAAGTGCCTCCAATCTATGCCCTTTGACCCTAAAAATGGTACTGCGTTTGTCCGCGAAGTCACGAAGTTTATGCAATGGCAAAGCACGCTCGAGGTACTCCAAAGTAAGTACGGCGCTGTAACAACTACGTCTCTTTTTTTCTAACATGCTATCTCCCCACGCTAGACCCGCCGCTTGGATACTTGTCTCCTCCTACCGATAttctcggcggcctcgcAGTCATTGAAGacttggccatgatgggagCGTTCAGCAGCCAGTACGAATTTGACCAAGCCATCACCCTATTATTAGCCAGCTCCAATGACGGACACATCTCTGTTTCGACCTGCTCTACGTCGATCTTTGAGTTTGGGATAGCGCTCCCTGTGGTATCAATTTCCACGGATGGAGTCGAACTTCCACAGATCTACGCTGCAACGGATGCAATGCTACTCAATGCAGGCTCCAAGGCGGTCTCCCCTATTGTCGCTATCAATGATGAGCCGGCAGCAGAGGCGATAGAAAAACAATCCGCCTTAATGCCCCTGCAGGACCCAGATGCTCGGTAAGTTTCATATCTAGCATTACGACTGGCCATTTAACAGGTAATCAGATATAATTCGATGTTCCTGTCGCCCGCGCGAACAGTGGGCGCTTCGTACTCTGCTGAAGGGTATTTCGCCGTGCAATTGAATGGTTGGCCTGGGCAAGGGCTGGTTAAGGTACAATTTGCCAACGGGACGACCATTCACAAGCCAGTTCTTGCCAATACGGAAGCCAGCTTTGCGCATACCAGTGGTAAATCATTACTTAACAGCGCTTGTCTTATACCTTCATCACccgcatcttctcccacaacCTCCAGTGGGGTAccctcatcatccgcatcttctcccacaacATCCAGTGGGGTCCCTTTATCACccgcatcttctcccacaccATCCAGTGTGGGTGGTCCTTCGAACAAGTCCATTCCTTTGCCATCCTATTATCCTAAGCCTATCGTGCGGGATAATTACAATCTGCTTTCCGGGTACTATCTCAACGAGACCGATCTGCGGGATGTGGCTGTTCTTGCTATTCCTAGCTTTGAACCAGACAAATACAACATGGAGCCTGCCGAGTTTGCTGGTCGCGCAACCGAGTTCGCCATAGAAGCCGTCCGAGACGGCAAGAAAAAGCTGGTTATCGATCTGTCTGGCAACCCGGGCGGTAATCTCAACCTGGGTATGGACCTTTTTAAGCTGTTCTTCCCCGACCAAGATATCTACCAGGCTTCTCGCATGCGCAGCCATGAGGCTTTCAATCTTGCTGGACAGGCACTTGCCCATCTGAATCCCGCCAATCACACTCAGTATATAGAATGTGCGAATGCCGGCGGGGTTTGCCTCGCAGCTTTTGTCAAACCCGACCAAACTCCGGATCAGGCTTCCCATTTTGATTCATGGGAGGAAGTCTACGGGCCCTACGAACAGCTCGGAGGGAATGTGTCAGCCTTGTTCGGAGTTGAATGGCTGGCTAAATATTCCACGCCCACGGCTCCGATTCGAGGCTACGGCAGCATTCCTCAGATCCCCAACCAGCGACTCTTTGAGCCGGAGAATATTCTCTTGGTAAGTTCCCCGGCCATACGCATTCGATGAGATCTTGATGGCGACGAAAAATGCTAACCCACCAACCAAATAGTTGACAGACGGACTCTGCACATCAACCTGCACGGTCTTCGCAGAGCTCATGAAGAACCAAGGTGCCGTCAAGAGCATGGTCTTCGGCGGACGGCCACAGGTCGGCCCAATGCAGGCCATCGGCGGTTCCAAGGGTAACACTGCGGCCCCGTTGTCGCAGATTTATGGATATCGAGAGACGGCGTTGGAAGTCGCTCCCACTGCCGAGCTAGAGAAGAAGCTCCAAGACGCTTTCCCGAACCCGGACAGGATTCCCTTCCAGCTTGCTGGGGAAGGTGGGTCGGTCAACCTCTTGAGCGCCTACCGcatgggcgaggatgaggtgCCTGTGCAGTTCATCTATGAGGCCGCCGACGTCCGTCGCTTCTACACCTATGAGAACATTATGCAGCCCGAGACCATGTGGGCGGATGCTGCTCGGACCGTCTGGGGCCAGGGGGAATTCGTTGCGGGTTCGAAGGGGATGGACTTTATCCCTGGATCGTCCTCGAGTTACTAACTGCCGTCTGGatgtttttttgtttctgaTGCATCGCATAAAGAGCTTGCTTTGGTGTTTGCGTGCGGGTATTAGATGATGCACATTTATTTGTATTTAAACATAATGTTTTCTATGACAAGAGTTAATGAGCTACGCAAAATTTGGGCGAATATGAGTTTGAGGCTTCCagcctttcttcttgacaacCCAATTCGTCTACCAGTGGTCCTTCTCACAAAGACTTGCCTTATTCTTCCCCCTTTCaatttctccagatcctctaTACATACACCCGGGCACGCGACATCCGGGCTTGTCGGAGCTTGACGGCCCTTGGCACATCTTGGGCGATGGGGCTGCCGAAGCCGTGTCGATGAGGCTAAGGATAAAGATAGGAAGGTCTCGGCGAATGGGAGGTGACCGGGGTGGCCCTTGTGCATGCGGGAGGGGACCGGAGACTCCGATTGCCCGATCGGGCAGTCCAGTTGGGAGGAGATAGTGAGCGTCGCAGTGCTAACGGGATCGGCTCAGCCAATCAGCCCCAGTGTTATGACCAACCCTGGGCGCTGACTGGTTGCCCCCGCCACTCCAAATCATCCACCCCACCCCACCGCAGGGCCGAATCACAACCACGGATGGCCAAGCGTGCTGCCAGGTACGATCAGCACGCCCTTCCTCCTCGTTCCCTCATAGGCTGTGATCTGCCTCGCTCACGGACACTGCAACGCTACAAGCgagttctttctttctcttttcttttaAGCCGGGGGGCCAGCCAagcttttttctttttgttcctTCCTTCCATCTCTCGACATTCCATCCTACAACAGAATAAACAAaccaccatcgccatgtccTCCGTCCGAGGCCTGATGACGAGCTACTCGCCCGTGTCGGAGCGCAACTCGTCCGATCTCGAGAAGGATCCCCACTTCGATCTCCAGGATGTCGAGACCGGCAACAAAGACCGCGCGGAGCGCAAGGGCTTCCGCCTCATTGATGCCCGCACCGTCTCCGACGCCATTATTGGTCTGTCCGACGGTATGACGGTGCCGTTCGCCCTGACCGCGGGCCTATCCGCCCTGGGTGACACGAAGGTCGTGGTGTTTGGCGGCATGGCCGAGCTCATTGCGGGTGCCATCTCCATGGGATTGGGTGGGTATCTCGGCGCCAAAAGCGAAGAGTGAGTTGAAGCTGTGATCACCCGTGACTATCGAACCATTTCCTAACAAATTTCGGCAGAGAGTCATACAAAGCCACGCTCCAGGAAACACAGAAGCAAACGGTCACCGATCCCGGGTCCGTGGCCTCGACCCTGACCGAGATCTTCGAGCCGTACGAGCTGCCGACCGAGCTAGTCGCCCAGCTCACCAACCACCTATCCGCCTCCCCGATGCTCCCTTCATTCCTGATGAACTtccaccacaccctcccCGAACCCTCTGGCTCGCGCGCCGTCATGTGTGCCCTGACCATCGCCCTGGGCTATTTCATTGGCGGCTTCGTGCCCTTGCTCCCGTACTTCTTTGTTGGCCCCAACGAGGCGTTTATCGCCCTGCGCTGGTCCATCGCCACGATGGTCGTTGCGTTATTCATGTTCGGATACGGCAAGACCTGCTTTGTGACCGGCTGGTCGGGGCGGAAGAATCTCCGCAAGGGTCTGGTGGGTGGACTCCAGATGGTGctggtgggtggtgtggCCGCGGGTTCGGCCATGGGGCTAGTGAAGGGGTTCCAGCTGCTGGCGAGTGGTGGGGATAATCCCAAGCAtgattgatggatggatggatgaaacACACACTTGCATTATGATTCCTTTGGCGTTTGGTTTTCTCTTTGGTCATGGTGCACTTCAGCCGGCGTTCTTTTCTACGTGGTTTTTTCCCTGGGAGGCATACGGAGTTCCCCCCAAAATCATTCCATCTCAACACATGTTTTCGAGATCTGTGCCATAGCTGTTCATGTGAAATCAATTCTGCACCACCTATGCAACTGCTCGTTGACGAGCTATGACCAGTAGCCAATAAACAGTGCGATCGTGCCATAAACCAGTATTATCTGTCAGTCTCGACTAGGTCAATTCGTTACCTATATATAGCACACGCTCCTGCAAGATTCATACCCCGCCAACGTGGTCTTGCATTACTTGGGGCGTGGACGCGCGATGGAGCACTAATCCACCACGCAATCCACCACGCTATCCCCACTGCTGCCTATCTAATAAGCATCGACAACAATCAGGCATCcaccctctccacctcctcgATCGACTAGCTGTCAGGGCAgggccaaggccaagccaCAGTGAGAAGGGGGCGGTGCTAGGCAGGGAGGGCAAGAATTGCAAACCTACCAAAACCAACACTTGTATGGCGGACTGCCAGACTACCAAGTGGACGGCTCTTGATGTCATGCTTCCAGGTGGCAGTTTGATTGCATCTCCCCACAGGCTGCTTCGTGTTGATGGAGGACTAGATTAGTTGATAGGTAACAAAGCTGTTACCAACTCGTCCACTATTCCGTACTCCAGCCAACTCCGACTGAGCCACCTCACGGCAGCCTTGTACCAGCCATCCTTTAAGGGGCAAGGGCAGCGAATACGAGGGCTGGTAGATACATACGCGTATTCCATACGGGTACGTGGAGGATCACACTTAATTGCCTAGTTAGGGTAAGTCAAGTTGGTTTTGAGTTAGTCGGTACTGTAGTAATTAGTTTTTTCTTTGGTTCCCTCTGACAATTCCCATTATTATTGGCCGCAGAGGCTTAAACGCCCGACTCTGAAACTGGAGGCGCTGAGCTGACCCAGTTCCAGTGCCGAACGATCCCTAAACTTACATCGTGTAATAATGATAGACTAGTTAGGGGGAAGTGGTAATCTATTATCCGGCTTGTTGGGAACGCGGCGCGTGTTTAATGTCGCCGCCAGGACGGGCTCTAATTTCACTAGCCGGTATAGTCTGTGCACATCCTCATCTGCCCGGCGCTAGCTAATTATAACTTTGCTGGTTTTGTGAGGGGGGAGGAGCTGTCTTTTGCCTGCTAAACTTTTGACTAGGCCGGGTTTAACAGGTGGTCGAGTGAGCCCTCCAACATGGTAGTAGGTAATGTGATGACCCCCCTACCGAGGCAACGAAGGGATAAGCACAGCCGCTGACCGTGTTTCCGCCCAACCAGGCTGATGGCCGCCTTAAGGCTGAGCTGGACTCGCATGCTCACACCGCCTAGCACAGATCAGGCGTTAGTTGCGATGGTTTATCATCATACTGGACACAGTATTATGGTAAGCTATAAGCGAAATTGGATTCAGGCCGACTATTCTCGTTGGATAACGCTCCTGAATGATGGGCCCATGCTGGGCCGGGATCCAGCCAATCAGGGCGGGCTCGCCATCTGATAATTGAAAATTTGCATCCCAGCCACGGTATTATTACCCGTCACGTGCAATCCGGGATTCCGGGGGAAGGATATAACAGGAGGTGGTTTTGGGTTCGATCGGTGGAAAAACGTGTTGGAGACTGCGTAGTCGAGGCAAAAAACATCGTCTTAGCACTGGTAGAACAGTAGTGGGTAATGCAAATGATTATGCAGGCTTGTGCTGCGTCGGCCTCCGTCCTCTCCGTTCCGAAGCATCCGCCGACATCGTGATCGCCGTGGTCTCGTGGGCCGAATGATCCGACCGTCAGATCGAATTGGCGACAGTAAAGATTCAGACAAGCATCAATAGCAGTCGACTGGGATCGTAGGGGTGACTGTCTACTCAACTGCTCGACCAGTCACTACTGCGACCGTGCAattccatccagaccatcttcaAACGGACTAGTGACGCCATGGACTCAGGAAGGCGCGACCCGGACCCGTGATTACCGATCGGTAATACGCTGACCATCCTCGATACCAGCCCCCGAAatcctctctctctcgaatctacttttcttccccttccttcctcaCCTCGTCAGtcatctttttcttctctttctccctc
Encoded proteins:
- a CDS encoding uncharacterized protein (ID:PFLUO_004484-T1.cds;~source:funannotate); the protein is MHVSKLAAQARRANATDVLTLPGELAYKCLQSMPFDPKNGTAFVREVTKFMQWQSTLEVLQNPPLGYLSPPTDILGGLAVIEDLAMMGAFSSQYEFDQAITLLLASSNDGHISVSTCSTSIFEFGIALPVVSISTDGVELPQIYAATDAMLLNAGSKAVSPIVAINDEPAAEAIEKQSALMPLQDPDARVGGPSNKSIPLPSYYPKPIVRDNYNLLSGYYLNETDLRDVAVLAIPSFEPDKYNMEPAEFAGRATEFAIEAVRDGKKKLVIDLSGNPGGNLNLGMDLFKLFFPDQDIYQASRMRSHEAFNLAGQALAHLNPANHTQYIECANAGGVCLAAFVKPDQTPDQASHFDSWEEVYGPYEQLGGNVSALFGVEWLAKYSTPTAPIRGYGSIPQIPNQRLFEPENILLLTDGLCTSTCTVFAELMKNQGAVKSMVFGGRPQVGPMQAIGGSKGNTAAPLSQIYGYRETALEVAPTAELEKKLQDAFPNPDRIPFQLAGEGGSVNLLSAYRMGEDEVPVQFIYEAADVRRFYTYENIMQPETMWADAARTVWGQGEFVAGSKGMDFIPGSSSSY
- a CDS encoding uncharacterized protein (ID:PFLUO_004485-T1.cds;~source:funannotate); the protein is MSSVRGLMTSYSPVSERNSSDLEKDPHFDLQDVETGNKDRAERKGFRLIDARTVSDAIIGLSDGMTVPFALTAGLSALGDTKVVVFGGMAELIAGAISMGLGGYLGAKSEEESYKATLQETQKQTVTDPGSVASTLTEIFEPYELPTELVAQLTNHLSASPMLPSFLMNFHHTLPEPSGSRAVMCALTIALGYFIGGFVPLLPYFFVGPNEAFIALRWSIATMVVALFMFGYGKTCFVTGWSGRKNLRKGLVGGLQMVLVGGVAAGSAMGLVKGFQLLASGGDNPKHD